Proteins encoded by one window of Campylobacter concisus:
- a CDS encoding tRNA 2-selenouridine synthase: MKFTAFILLILTSIFLIACSANQANKKISNSELERLAKQYGGVYIFDEKFEKEIERQEQIRDSKRKEILERIKTIPNKNERNQKMREILKTEFYDNPKMDQTLSNGKKYYTRWIDYERDTGKKAEVPESYTNKIKEFIGNDFLKEEPRIYPKYMYFDGKEMRIIKIYLSYTYIETKYGLFGDEGRGVSFTKESFGTKSGDNIFYLINNKFIKANKDK; the protein is encoded by the coding sequence ATGAAATTTACCGCATTTATATTACTAATTCTAACAAGTATATTTTTAATAGCTTGCTCAGCTAATCAAGCAAATAAAAAGATAAGCAACTCTGAACTAGAAAGATTAGCTAAACAATATGGTGGAGTATATATATTTGATGAGAAATTTGAGAAAGAGATAGAGAGACAAGAACAAATAAGAGATAGTAAAAGAAAAGAAATTTTAGAGAGAATAAAGACAATACCTAATAAAAATGAAAGAAATCAAAAAATGAGAGAAATTTTAAAAACAGAGTTTTATGATAATCCAAAAATGGATCAAACCCTCTCAAATGGTAAAAAATACTACACTCGTTGGATAGATTATGAAAGAGATACTGGTAAAAAAGCAGAAGTACCTGAAAGCTATACGAATAAGATAAAAGAATTTATAGGAAATGATTTTTTAAAAGAAGAACCTAGAATTTACCCTAAATATATGTATTTTGATGGAAAAGAGATGAGAATTATAAAAATATATCTTTCATATACTTATATTGAAACCAAATATGGACTATTTGGTGATGAAGGTAGAGGTGTATCATTTACTAAAGAGTCTTTTGGTACAAAATCAGGAGATAATATTTTCTACTTAATAAACAACAAATTTATAAAAGCAAACAAGGACAAGTAA
- a CDS encoding thioredoxin reductase — MKKIIFTALAILVIAISLIAINKGNLMDNNNTYIVIAPNGDKIEFDKKTNLIASKNTKNNTAHLEEKSQMLLQARSILDSSPYKNYKPLYYNPKPNSLGQTDYLSFKPWLDISYKPSSTKLSPWTKSEKAYYESLKDKRDRYIYLVKRSNLKCTMIDIPEDAIARVDSKGKLTKPEYAEIYDEVDRNKNTLKSELFIGEWGICAGVLGDSESLGNGNEGGFKAREFQAVFLAAQLGEVEALHVLADCFKYYTYTVGVNKNLDTYTKILKLYKNPPLDEYGMMPYLDEIVGSYFVMDFNRNLTVVEPNGSMHAHLRRLVEDEGKLLDPRDIDANETTREEFINYLKDNIDGSGQDFNGGFPGTWDDRAITLYIDSTLLESKIMSLTPPEGYPNAPYYNTPEELTRLYEAGKLDKKLNPLTPVMYRESFPEDLRQKILSYAKEHNIKD; from the coding sequence ATGAAAAAGATTATATTTACAGCTTTAGCTATCTTAGTAATAGCCATATCACTAATAGCAATAAATAAAGGAAATTTAATGGATAACAATAATACATATATAGTTATAGCTCCAAATGGAGACAAAATAGAATTTGACAAAAAAACAAATTTGATAGCTTCTAAAAATACAAAAAATAATACGGCACATTTGGAAGAAAAATCTCAAATGCTCCTTCAAGCCCGCTCCATCCTAGACTCATCTCCATATAAAAACTATAAACCACTATACTATAACCCTAAACCAAACTCTCTAGGTCAAACAGACTATCTATCATTTAAACCTTGGCTAGATATTAGTTATAAACCAAGCTCAACCAAACTATCACCTTGGACTAAATCAGAAAAAGCTTACTATGAAAGTTTAAAAGATAAAAGAGATAGATATATCTATCTAGTAAAAAGAAGTAATCTAAAATGCACCATGATAGATATCCCTGAAGATGCAATAGCTAGAGTAGATAGTAAAGGCAAACTAACTAAACCAGAATATGCTGAAATTTATGATGAAGTAGATAGAAATAAAAATACACTTAAATCAGAACTCTTTATAGGAGAGTGGGGAATATGTGCTGGAGTATTAGGAGATAGTGAATCACTAGGCAATGGAAATGAAGGTGGATTTAAAGCAAGAGAATTTCAAGCAGTATTTTTAGCAGCTCAACTAGGAGAAGTAGAAGCACTACATGTACTAGCAGACTGCTTTAAATATTATACATATACAGTTGGAGTAAATAAAAATTTAGATACCTACACGAAAATTCTTAAACTATATAAAAACCCTCCACTAGATGAATATGGCATGATGCCTTACCTTGATGAGATAGTGGGAAGCTATTTCGTGATGGATTTTAATAGAAATTTAACCGTAGTTGAGCCAAATGGCTCAATGCATGCTCATTTAAGAAGATTAGTAGAAGATGAAGGCAAACTACTAGACCCTAGAGATATTGATGCAAACGAGACTACGAGGGAAGAATTTATAAATTACCTTAAAGACAATATTGATGGAAGTGGTCAGGACTTTAATGGTGGTTTTCCTGGAACTTGGGACGATAGAGCTATTACCCTTTACATCGACTCCACCCTTCTAGAATCTAAAATAATGTCTCTAACTCCACCTGAGGGATATCCTAATGCACCATATTACAACACACCTGAAGAGCTAACAAGACTATATGAGGCTGGTAAATTAGATAAAAAGCTAAATCCACTAACACCAGTAATGTATAGAGAAAGTTTTCCTGAAGATCTTAGGCAAAAGATATTAAGCTATGCCAAAGAGCATAATATAAAGGATTAG
- a CDS encoding Mbeg1-like protein produces MQTKKSNKELINCFKDYIDIADASYAMLHNVFENERNGLDELYDKFGKDNVPESIVNSYREDEKKKPIWRYADGITKGDILKSDQRDENNKTIKIAGSPTAYALCIEARFMADKIVKKPVGANGETKDTELKNDVKNFIALVPDQPPYIFYKPESLSPRTKLFVNRYELVKHIPNQKSGFSSTIFYDTLKSNYIIGFRGTEMKMNDLLDDAFMAITSRALMQISALKSLQSSMQEAINSHSQNLSGLDNTAKDIILSGHSLGGHLAQIYAVTFKDSGVKELYTYNAPGIYGGILASAFTWSLRLLSFVAKAIAKGARWIARVIDKDGFIGKMVGSVFNKIKGMFGFKDDKSSVDEYVDVVKNNEQAQKTLADKKVSSNINKVSKEKDIDIEIHHVESVKQSINRDEDSFSKDVAVLIEPTFSVISDLGYKLGIDTTGEVKYENTENRHLVNILVRSHFLKESVLVLYMLCYLLENKENEAKIEGKDIAEALDYLNEYIQSLKFKLKCIRSKLNLDVNIDDISDASMLDTPLYIFYAYLNLFYEYGKFSDENFKQDMVGYIIENLGSNIDKNSNKEAHLVKILDIDDLDKLDATKIVSDARAGDIDMLVAICALNLFVFEKKIDVNELGKYFSYSKNIYKNITILRDNRVDIAEASIFVKDRIDMLKSIINLKYADLAKLKENENFLASIDSKDISSSDEAIVIANNKSAQNNDDVAYNNKVATDDIKALMNESVGSIFYKNNDTLSVSAVDKSIVDVEVLKEIFNLDSKNMNQRIYLNSALLSKANEEEDYPLYFKDEKYNSDENIPLNFTHQPRDEDKDIGRLNVAYRNSQANILNYSLLNKSLNIDLKPMSKKTKEALSNLNQRQNLQKDNQSKEISSTATSCPVIEDDTIICPHGGHVILKSRAGRSIRSDDQGVILDVDFINSPIVGCSARIPCVIVAYVPRSALSLKSMNDHYAVMQDLVPNCLSNTGSSLRCIKKENKLKLEHSLGNPMFENNNLAVQNPNLNKPLIRLHIKAFASQIDNLLVTTYYLFDKKFEDKNGFSKIKLNLDEGRDVEDKNLKALLADNYDDKRYDIKEFKLRYGVDKLNLIFVVPKNFSPLDKENYKKANSPESGVGFFASLDEFNSSNIEKNRHTYTYVFMSPTGAKSIELEIAKGLDSGYTNGINTTSFVMLVS; encoded by the coding sequence GTGCAAACTAAAAAATCAAATAAAGAGCTAATAAATTGCTTTAAAGACTATATTGATATAGCTGATGCAAGTTATGCAATGCTCCATAATGTATTTGAAAATGAAAGAAATGGACTTGATGAGCTTTATGATAAATTTGGTAAAGATAATGTCCCTGAAAGTATTGTAAATTCTTATAGAGAAGATGAAAAGAAAAAGCCTATTTGGAGATATGCGGATGGCATAACAAAGGGAGATATTTTAAAATCAGACCAAAGAGATGAAAATAATAAAACTATTAAAATAGCAGGAAGCCCTACCGCTTATGCTCTTTGTATAGAAGCAAGATTTATGGCAGATAAAATAGTAAAGAAGCCGGTTGGAGCAAATGGAGAAACAAAAGATACTGAACTCAAAAATGATGTAAAAAATTTTATAGCTTTGGTACCAGATCAGCCACCCTATATCTTTTATAAACCTGAATCCCTCTCCCCTCGCACAAAACTTTTTGTTAATCGCTATGAGCTAGTAAAGCACATACCTAATCAAAAATCAGGTTTTAGCTCAACTATATTTTATGATACGCTTAAGTCAAACTATATAATAGGCTTTAGAGGAACAGAGATGAAAATGAATGATCTCTTAGATGATGCCTTTATGGCAATTACATCAAGAGCGCTTATGCAAATATCTGCTTTAAAATCACTTCAATCCTCTATGCAAGAAGCTATAAATTCCCATAGTCAAAACTTAAGTGGTTTAGATAACACCGCCAAAGACATCATCCTATCAGGTCACTCATTAGGAGGTCATCTAGCTCAAATATATGCAGTAACCTTTAAAGATAGCGGAGTAAAAGAACTCTATACTTATAACGCTCCAGGAATTTATGGTGGCATATTAGCTTCAGCTTTTACTTGGAGCTTAAGGCTTCTTAGCTTTGTGGCTAAAGCCATAGCAAAAGGTGCAAGATGGATAGCAAGGGTCATAGACAAAGATGGCTTTATAGGAAAGATGGTAGGCTCAGTCTTTAACAAGATAAAAGGTATGTTTGGCTTCAAAGATGATAAGAGCAGTGTAGATGAATACGTAGATGTAGTTAAAAATAATGAACAAGCTCAAAAGACTCTTGCAGATAAAAAGGTGAGCTCTAATATAAATAAAGTTAGCAAAGAAAAAGATATAGACATAGAGATACATCACGTAGAGAGCGTTAAACAAAGTATAAATAGAGATGAAGATAGCTTTTCGAAAGATGTAGCTGTTTTGATAGAACCTACCTTTTCGGTCATATCTGATCTAGGCTATAAGCTAGGCATAGATACAACTGGCGAAGTAAAGTATGAAAATACTGAGAATAGACACTTGGTGAATATATTGGTTAGATCTCATTTTTTAAAAGAGAGTGTTTTGGTTTTATATATGCTGTGCTATCTTTTAGAAAATAAAGAAAATGAAGCCAAGATAGAAGGCAAAGATATAGCTGAAGCACTTGACTATCTAAATGAATATATCCAGTCGCTTAAATTTAAACTAAAATGCATAAGATCGAAGTTAAATTTGGATGTAAATATAGATGATATAAGTGATGCTTCTATGCTAGATACGCCTTTATATATTTTTTATGCTTATTTAAATCTCTTTTATGAATATGGCAAATTTAGTGATGAAAATTTTAAGCAAGATATGGTTGGGTATATAATAGAAAATTTAGGCAGCAACATAGATAAAAATAGCAACAAAGAAGCACATCTAGTAAAGATACTAGATATAGATGATCTAGATAAACTAGATGCGACAAAGATAGTAAGTGATGCTAGAGCTGGCGATATAGATATGCTAGTGGCAATTTGTGCTTTGAATTTATTTGTATTTGAAAAAAAGATAGATGTAAATGAGCTTGGTAAATACTTCTCTTATAGCAAAAACATCTATAAAAATATAACGATACTACGAGACAATAGAGTAGATATAGCAGAGGCTAGCATCTTTGTAAAAGATAGAATAGATATGCTAAAGAGCATAATAAATCTAAAATATGCGGATCTAGCAAAGCTAAAAGAAAATGAAAATTTCTTGGCTAGCATAGACTCTAAGGACATAAGCTCTAGTGATGAAGCCATAGTAATAGCTAATAATAAATCTGCTCAAAATAACGATGATGTAGCCTACAACAATAAAGTAGCAACCGATGATATAAAAGCTCTTATGAATGAGAGTGTAGGAAGTATCTTTTATAAAAACAACGATACCCTTAGTGTAAGTGCAGTAGATAAAAGTATCGTTGATGTTGAAGTATTAAAGGAGATATTTAATCTAGATAGTAAAAATATGAATCAAAGAATATATCTAAACTCTGCTCTTTTATCTAAAGCCAATGAAGAGGAGGATTATCCACTTTATTTTAAAGACGAAAAATATAATAGTGATGAGAATATACCTCTAAATTTTACTCATCAGCCAAGAGATGAGGATAAAGATATAGGAAGGCTAAATGTTGCTTATAGAAATTCTCAAGCAAATATATTAAATTATTCACTACTAAATAAGAGCCTAAATATCGATCTAAAACCAATGAGCAAAAAGACTAAAGAGGCTCTTTCAAATTTAAATCAAAGGCAAAATTTACAAAAAGATAATCAATCTAAAGAAATTTCATCCACTGCGACTTCATGCCCTGTCATAGAGGATGACACTATCATTTGCCCACATGGCGGTCATGTGATCTTAAAAAGTAGGGCAGGCAGGAGCATAAGATCAGACGATCAAGGCGTGATACTTGATGTTGATTTTATAAATTCACCGATAGTAGGCTGCTCAGCTAGGATCCCATGCGTCATAGTAGCTTATGTACCAAGATCAGCACTTAGTCTAAAAAGTATGAATGATCACTACGCTGTAATGCAAGATCTAGTGCCAAACTGCCTAAGTAACACAGGCTCTTCGCTAAGGTGTATAAAAAAAGAGAATAAACTAAAACTAGAGCATAGTTTAGGTAATCCTATGTTTGAGAATAATAACCTTGCCGTACAAAATCCAAATTTAAACAAGCCATTGATTAGACTTCATATAAAAGCTTTTGCCTCTCAAATAGATAATCTTTTGGTAACTACCTATTATCTATTTGATAAAAAATTTGAAGATAAAAATGGCTTCAGCAAGATCAAACTCAATTTAGACGAGGGAAGAGACGTAGAGGATAAGAATTTAAAGGCTCTTTTAGCGGATAATTATGATGATAAGCGTTATGACATCAAAGAATTTAAACTAAGATATGGAGTGGATAAGCTGAATTTGATATTTGTAGTTCCAAAGAATTTTAGCCCTCTTGATAAAGAGAACTACAAAAAGGCAAATAGCCCGGAAAGTGGGGTAGGCTTTTTTGCCAGTTTAGATGAATTTAATAGTTCTAATATAGAAAAGAATAGACATACTTACACTTATGTTTTTATGTCTCCAACTGGAGCTAAAAGTATAGAGCTTGAGATAGCTAAAGGGCTAGATAGTGGCTATACAAATGGCATAAACACAACTAGCTTTGTAATGCTTGTTAGTTGA
- a CDS encoding tRNA 2-selenouridine synthase, translating into MKFLAITLLLLTSIFLIACSANQANKKISNSELENLAKQYGGVYIFNQKFVDEIEKREKEREDLAKNLGDKIRSNPRKIKQGDKFITIYDVDMTLVNQKLPQTLSNGKKYYTRWIDYENQTGKKAKISEVYINKIIEFIDLENFNKEKPYLDLGKLYIDDNGEIVPISIDVYYETYSTKYGLFGDEGMGISFSKKSIVPVSGGNKFILTNNKFIKANKDK; encoded by the coding sequence ATGAAATTTCTAGCTATAACACTCTTACTTCTAACAAGTATATTCTTAATAGCTTGCTCAGCTAATCAAGCAAATAAAAAGATAAGTAACTCTGAACTAGAAAACTTAGCTAAACAATATGGTGGAGTATATATATTTAATCAAAAATTTGTTGATGAGATAGAAAAAAGAGAAAAAGAAAGAGAAGATCTAGCCAAAAATTTAGGGGATAAAATAAGATCAAATCCTAGAAAGATAAAGCAAGGTGATAAATTTATAACGATATATGATGTAGATATGACCTTGGTAAATCAAAAACTCCCTCAAACCCTCTCAAATGGTAAAAAATACTACACTCGCTGGATAGATTATGAAAACCAAACTGGTAAGAAAGCTAAAATCTCTGAAGTCTATATAAATAAAATAATTGAGTTTATAGATTTAGAAAATTTTAACAAAGAAAAACCATATTTAGATTTAGGAAAATTATATATAGATGATAATGGAGAAATAGTTCCTATAAGCATAGATGTTTATTATGAAACATATAGTACTAAATATGGCTTATTTGGAGATGAAGGAATGGGAATAAGCTTTAGTAAAAAAAGTATAGTTCCGGTAAGCGGTGGAAACAAATTCATTCTAACAAACAACAAATTTATAAAAGCAAACAAGGACAAGTAA
- a CDS encoding ATP-binding protein, with protein sequence MTKILNFLFSWGFFVFAIALGVALWFAINYVDTIRLESSFYDIGEIFMMAAVFGIAFYVIAAIFVIPIRAIKKS encoded by the coding sequence ATGACTAAGATTTTAAATTTTTTATTTTCTTGGGGATTTTTTGTTTTTGCTATCGCTCTTGGCGTAGCATTATGGTTTGCGATAAATTACGTGGATACCATTAGGCTTGAGTCAAGCTTTTATGATATCGGCGAGATATTTATGATGGCAGCTGTTTTTGGTATTGCTTTTTATGTGATCGCAGCAATATTTGTTATTCCTATTAGAGCGATCAAAAAATCTTAA
- a CDS encoding efflux RND transporter permease subunit has protein sequence MFSRFFINRPIFATVISIIIVIAGFMGIKGLPIEEYPSLTPPTVSVSATYSGADAQTIADSVASAIEDQINGVENMLYMQSTSSSAGTMNISVYFKIGSSSKQATIDVNNRVQAALSRLPQEVQNMGVTVRERSGSILQVVGFTNPNMNQVELYNYVNLNIADEIKRVNGIGDTVLIGNKEYSIRIWLKPDRLAQFKLTPSDVISQVKIQNSQYAAGKIGEQPSKGENPYVYSVVSEGRFKDPKQFGEILIKSEDGTVVKLKEVATVELGAASYASDAMLNGKPAVPLLLFLQNDANALATSEAVAAKLEELKKTYPVGLEHTIAYNPTEFITVSIDEVIKTFIEAMVLVLIVMYFFLKSFRATIIPMLAVPVSIIGTFGGLYVMGFSINLITLFALILAIGIVVDDAIIVIENVERILHEDKGISVKDATFKAMEEVQTPVISIVLVLCAVFVPVSFMEGFVGVIQKQFALTLVVAVCISGFVALTLTPALCAVMLKKQENKPFWIVQKFNDFFDFSTRLFTAGVAKILKHVIISFIVIGIMGFATYGLFQKVPKGLVPSEDKGALMVITSLPPSTNMLKTKEEVKSISNAILSNPNVEFTMGFAGYDMLASSLRENSAISFVKLKDWSERKGATDGADALVGQFNGMLWGSKNSMTFVVNVPPIMGLSMTGGFEMYLQNKSGKSYNEIEADARKVTAAANARPELTGVRTTLETNYRQFKITVDKEKARLFGVSESEIFSTIAASFGSYYINDFNLAGKSYRVYARASNNFRNNPEDLRKIFVRSYEGGMVPLNSVATLTRSIGPDIVDRFNLFPAAKIMGDPKPGYTSGDAIRAIQEVVNDTLSSDEYAISWAGTAYQEVNSQGTGTVAFIFGMVFVFLILAAQYERWLIPLAVITAVPFAVFGSLLAVWLRGLTNDIYFEIGLLLLIGLAAKNAILIVEFAMQERESGKSIFESAVNAAKLRFRPIVMTSIAFTLGVFPMVISTGAGAASRHSLGTGVVGGMIASTTIAIFFVPMFYYLLENLNEKYWKKGAKKDEK, from the coding sequence ATGTTTTCAAGATTTTTCATAAACCGCCCGATATTTGCAACTGTTATATCTATCATCATAGTTATAGCAGGTTTTATGGGTATCAAGGGGCTTCCAATAGAGGAGTATCCAAGTCTTACACCGCCTACTGTCTCTGTAAGTGCGACATATAGCGGTGCTGATGCGCAGACTATCGCCGACTCAGTCGCAAGTGCGATCGAAGATCAGATAAATGGCGTTGAAAATATGCTCTATATGCAAAGTACCTCAAGCTCAGCAGGTACTATGAATATAAGCGTATATTTTAAGATCGGCTCATCGTCAAAACAAGCTACGATCGATGTAAATAACCGCGTGCAAGCTGCCCTTTCAAGGTTACCTCAAGAAGTGCAAAATATGGGCGTAACGGTGCGTGAAAGAAGTGGCTCGATCCTTCAAGTTGTTGGCTTTACAAATCCAAATATGAACCAAGTTGAGCTATATAACTATGTAAATTTAAACATTGCTGACGAGATTAAAAGGGTAAATGGTATCGGCGATACAGTGCTAATTGGCAACAAAGAGTACTCGATTAGAATTTGGCTAAAGCCAGATAGACTTGCTCAGTTTAAACTAACTCCAAGCGACGTCATCTCTCAAGTAAAAATTCAAAACTCACAATACGCCGCTGGCAAGATCGGCGAACAGCCATCAAAGGGTGAAAATCCTTATGTTTATTCTGTGGTTTCTGAAGGTCGTTTTAAAGATCCAAAACAATTTGGCGAAATTTTGATAAAAAGTGAAGACGGCACAGTTGTTAAGCTAAAAGAGGTCGCCACAGTCGAGCTTGGAGCTGCTAGCTACGCATCAGATGCTATGCTAAATGGCAAGCCAGCAGTGCCGCTTTTGCTATTTTTACAAAATGATGCAAACGCACTTGCGACATCTGAAGCAGTCGCTGCAAAGCTTGAAGAGCTAAAGAAAACCTACCCAGTTGGCCTAGAGCACACCATAGCCTACAACCCAACTGAATTTATCACCGTCTCAATAGACGAAGTTATAAAAACTTTCATAGAAGCGATGGTACTAGTTCTTATCGTAATGTACTTCTTCTTAAAGAGCTTTAGAGCTACCATCATACCAATGCTTGCCGTTCCAGTCTCTATCATAGGCACATTTGGCGGTCTTTATGTGATGGGCTTTAGTATAAATTTGATCACACTTTTTGCCCTGATCCTAGCCATCGGTATCGTCGTAGATGACGCGATCATCGTTATAGAAAACGTTGAAAGAATTTTGCATGAAGATAAAGGCATAAGCGTAAAAGACGCCACGTTTAAGGCGATGGAGGAGGTACAAACCCCTGTCATCTCTATCGTGCTCGTGCTTTGCGCGGTTTTCGTGCCAGTTTCATTTATGGAGGGCTTTGTTGGCGTTATACAAAAGCAGTTTGCGCTAACACTTGTTGTTGCTGTTTGTATCTCAGGCTTTGTCGCTCTTACTCTTACGCCAGCACTTTGTGCGGTTATGCTTAAAAAACAAGAGAACAAGCCATTTTGGATAGTTCAGAAATTTAACGACTTTTTTGACTTTAGCACTAGGCTCTTTACAGCAGGCGTGGCAAAAATTTTAAAACACGTCATCATTAGCTTTATAGTCATTGGCATAATGGGATTTGCGACGTATGGCCTTTTTCAAAAAGTGCCAAAAGGGCTTGTACCTTCAGAAGATAAGGGCGCTTTGATGGTTATCACCTCGCTTCCACCTTCAACAAATATGCTAAAGACCAAAGAAGAGGTAAAATCTATTAGTAACGCCATTTTGAGCAATCCAAATGTCGAATTTACCATGGGATTTGCAGGCTATGATATGCTAGCTAGCTCACTTAGAGAAAACTCAGCCATCAGCTTTGTCAAGCTAAAAGACTGGAGCGAAAGAAAAGGCGCAACGGACGGTGCAGATGCCTTAGTAGGTCAGTTTAATGGCATGCTTTGGGGTTCAAAAAACTCAATGACTTTTGTCGTAAATGTGCCACCTATCATGGGTCTATCAATGACTGGCGGCTTTGAGATGTATCTACAAAATAAGAGTGGCAAGAGCTACAACGAGATAGAAGCGGACGCTAGAAAGGTAACTGCAGCTGCAAACGCAAGACCTGAGCTAACTGGCGTAAGAACGACGCTTGAGACAAACTACCGCCAGTTTAAGATAACGGTTGATAAAGAAAAGGCAAGGCTATTTGGCGTAAGCGAGAGCGAAATTTTTAGCACGATAGCGGCTAGCTTTGGCTCTTACTACATAAATGACTTCAACCTTGCGGGTAAATCATACCGCGTATATGCAAGGGCAAGCAATAACTTTAGAAACAACCCCGAGGATCTAAGAAAAATTTTCGTTCGCTCATACGAGGGCGGCATGGTGCCACTAAATTCAGTAGCGACGCTCACAAGATCGATCGGACCTGATATCGTTGATAGATTTAATCTCTTTCCAGCGGCTAAGATCATGGGCGATCCAAAACCTGGCTACACATCAGGCGATGCGATAAGAGCGATACAAGAGGTCGTAAATGACACACTAAGTAGTGATGAGTACGCTATAAGCTGGGCTGGAACGGCGTATCAAGAGGTAAATTCTCAAGGAACAGGCACGGTCGCCTTTATCTTTGGTATGGTCTTTGTCTTTTTGATCCTTGCGGCTCAGTACGAAAGATGGCTCATCCCACTTGCAGTCATAACTGCCGTGCCGTTTGCAGTATTTGGCTCGTTGCTAGCTGTTTGGTTAAGAGGGCTAACAAATGATATCTACTTTGAGATCGGACTCTTGCTGCTCATCGGTCTAGCGGCCAAAAACGCCATTTTGATCGTAGAATTTGCTATGCAAGAGCGCGAGAGTGGAAAGAGCATATTTGAATCAGCTGTAAATGCGGCCAAACTTCGCTTTAGACCTATCGTAATGACCTCGATCGCATTTACTCTAGGCGTTTTCCCAATGGTTATAAGCACGGGTGCTGGCGCTGCATCTCGTCACTCACTAGGAACTGGCGTAGTTGGCGGTATGATCGCATCAACAACGATAGCGATATTTTTCGTGCCTATGTTTTACTATTTGCTTGAAAATTTAAATGAAAAATACTGGAAAAAGGGAGCAAAAAAAGATGAGAAATAA
- a CDS encoding efflux transporter outer membrane subunit yields MRNKAFILITAAFLAGCSFRPDMPDVDTNFTSTYTFETSDVRDLWWKEFGDENLNILVESALGKNTNLRIAYLNLEKAKASLGVAEASLLPGVNLNVGYTKAKSSGETYTKQPQTRYRTSSINLGLNYEIDLWGRVRNSVLAANESLNASEFDYDSARLSLSSGVAKSYFALVSLNMQEAVLQETLKTYEATLALRKTQLDLGGINEMTYLQSKAAVESAKTNITSILNAKSKAITSLAILTGKSNNEILSGAIASSQNLPASPEISAGISSEILLRRSDVAKALADLKATNALVGVTKADYFPTISLTGLLGFTSVDFENIFVGNANTWSIGGSLVQKIFDYGRTKNNVRIAETNEQIAAITYEGTVKTVLGEVRDALISRQNAKLSLDQVKNLLQSQQKIYSLAKDQYNAGYIGHLELLDAQRNLLQAKLQDISAKLDEVDSAVEVYRALGGGFKVDK; encoded by the coding sequence ATGAGAAATAAGGCGTTTATACTTATAACAGCGGCGTTTTTGGCTGGTTGCTCGTTTCGCCCAGATATGCCAGATGTGGATACAAATTTCACCTCAACATACACTTTCGAGACAAGCGATGTAAGAGATCTTTGGTGGAAGGAATTTGGAGATGAAAATTTAAATATTCTTGTTGAAAGTGCGCTTGGGAAAAATACAAATTTACGCATTGCCTATTTAAATTTAGAAAAAGCAAAGGCGAGCCTTGGCGTTGCTGAGGCTAGCTTGCTCCCTGGGGTAAATTTAAACGTAGGCTACACAAAAGCAAAAAGCAGTGGCGAAACATACACTAAGCAGCCTCAAACACGCTACCGAACATCGAGCATAAATTTAGGGCTAAACTACGAGATAGACCTTTGGGGCAGAGTGCGAAATAGCGTGCTTGCAGCAAATGAGAGCCTAAATGCAAGCGAATTTGACTACGATAGCGCCAGGCTAAGCCTTAGCTCAGGTGTGGCAAAAAGCTACTTTGCTCTAGTGTCGCTAAATATGCAAGAGGCCGTACTTCAAGAGACGCTAAAGACTTACGAGGCGACACTTGCACTTCGCAAGACGCAGCTTGATCTTGGCGGCATAAATGAGATGACTTATTTACAAAGTAAGGCAGCAGTAGAAAGCGCTAAGACCAATATTACATCTATATTAAATGCAAAGTCAAAAGCTATCACCTCACTAGCCATCTTGACTGGTAAAAGTAATAATGAAATTTTAAGTGGAGCTATTGCTAGCTCGCAAAATTTACCAGCTTCTCCCGAGATAAGTGCTGGCATTAGCTCTGAAATTTTGCTAAGAAGAAGCGACGTAGCAAAAGCGCTAGCTGATCTAAAGGCGACAAATGCGCTTGTTGGCGTGACAAAGGCTGATTATTTCCCTACGATCTCACTCACTGGACTTTTAGGCTTTACGAGTGTTGATTTTGAAAATATATTTGTAGGAAACGCCAACACTTGGAGCATAGGAGGCTCTTTAGTTCAGAAGATCTTTGACTACGGCAGAACAAAAAACAATGTCCGCATCGCAGAGACAAACGAACAAATCGCAGCCATTACCTATGAAGGCACGGTAAAAACTGTACTTGGAGAGGTCAGAGACGCCCTTATATCAAGGCAAAATGCAAAGCTCTCTTTGGATCAGGTGAAAAATTTGCTACAATCGCAGCAAAAAATTTATTCGCTTGCTAAAGATCAGTATAACGCTGGCTATATTGGTCACTTAGAGCTTCTTGATGCACAGAGGAATTTGCTTCAAGCAAAGCTTCAAGATATCTCAGCTAAGCTTGATGAGGTAGATAGCGCGGTTGAAGTTTATAGAGCACTTGGCGGCGGATTTAAGGTAGATAAATAA